The DNA sequence TAGAACTGAAGCATGTTTTGAATGCCATTTTTCAGGGTAACTGTGGAGCTAGGACAGCCTGTGCAGGACCCAACCAGTTTCAGCTTCACTGTGCCATCTTCAAACCCCTTAAAGATGACATCACCACCATCCTCCTGCACAGTGGGCCTGTGGAGAGGAAACCAAAAAAAACTTGATATCCAAATGttatgtgcattgtgtgtgcctCCTAACATATTGTTTGCATGGTTGTCTTTTCTCAGAAAGCCTTTATCAGTTCTTTGCTAAAGTTCTATAGTACACCAGGCGCTTAAAGATAATTCcacttcccctctttctttaaTCTTATAATGAGTCATGGTGTATGTTCGCTGGCCGGTGCGTTTTTGGATTACAAGACTAACGCAATGGGTTTCAAAACCATAACAGATTGTTTTGTAAGCACAGGGAAAAGACAACTCATCAGAATATCTGTAAAGACTTCTGTCCATCTTGGGAAAAAACAGCTACCACTGCCTGTGAGTTACTATGTGAATCCTACCTGATCCTTGTATCCAAGAGCTCCTTAATCATTGAAACAATTTCGTCATCTTCCTCAGAGAGACCTATAGAAACAATAGCAACAATTTGACTAGTTTCCTATTACAAAGGAACTAACTTTTGACCACTCCCAAAAATGAAACTGCTTTGTCAGAGAGCCCAGCAGCAACCAGCCTATTAGAGAAGTCAAGAAAATAGCTTACTGTTCTCTGAGTGAGACTGTGTAACTCCAGTTGTAATTGGTTCTCCACTCTCAAAGAATTTTGTGATGATTTCAATTGCATGTCGCTTAATATCAATCCACTCCACATCATCATCAGCCTACATATTACagatggggagaaagcacaCCAAAATGAGGTCACATCATTCATTGAAGAAATGTAATATTAGGACTAAAGGAGTAAAAAAAATCAGGCATGTTTATATTTAGTATGGTTTTTTGAGACCTTTGTCACCGTAATGAAATCTGGGCCAAAGAAGACACTCTTCACTCCCTCAACCTCAAAGAGATTGCTGAGAAGGGAAAAACACATTGCCTTCGTTACAACTTTTGAAAGTAATAATTGTAAAGTGAATAGATATGCATCACAAGAAGAGTAGCACACTTATTTTAAGTACATCACGTGAGAAAAGTGCCTCAGGAACAATGACTTCAAACCATTTCACAAAACGTGACATCATGTCTGATCTCAAGGCCATGACATTCAAGGACAAAACACAGTGTATCTACGATAATACAGGATGTAAGAGTAGACATTCAGTACCCAACACAAGTATTATGCTACGAGCCCATCACCCATCATCATTACAAAAAAGCTAAGATCTTGATATTTATTGATAGGATGATGACTTGCCTTGCTAATGAAGAACATTCTGCAGTACTAGAAGTGGGGAAATCTAGTGTCCCTGCTCCCAAGACAGGTTTACCAGGTATGAACTTCAGGCTTCTGGGGTTAGGTGTatcttgtgtttgaacagaCAACCACCTCACTGAAATGAACAAATAGAA is a window from the Sardina pilchardus chromosome 18, fSarPil1.1, whole genome shotgun sequence genome containing:
- the zgc:110319 gene encoding NFU1 iron-sulfur cluster scaffold homolog, mitochondrial, translated to MDCVRQLNWVLNFKTIEMAATARWSLLQILRSRSVTHHFRYPVTEKNRCFSLSVVRHVRKPQLPFRGPVRWLSVQTQDTPNPRSLKFIPGKPVLGAGTLDFPTSSTAECSSLASNLFEVEGVKSVFFGPDFITVTKADDDVEWIDIKRHAIEIITKFFESGEPITTGVTQSHSENSLSEEDDEIVSMIKELLDTRIRPTVQEDGGDVIFKGFEDGTVKLKLVGSCTGCPSSTVTLKNGIQNMLQFYIPEVDDVEQVEDELDEITNKVFSELERKLDS